Genomic segment of Candidatus Omnitrophota bacterium:
CCACGGGAAGACGGACGGTTTGTCCGCGCAAAACAGCAATGATGCCCCAGAATGAAAAGGCCATCAAAAGGAAGATCAGCGGCGGATAGGCCCAGGGGAACATGATGCTCAAGACAAAGACGCCGACCTCGGCCACGAACAGGACCAGCCCCTGCTTGCCGTGAGCGAGGACGAACGGATTATTTTTCCTGAAGATGAGCGGTATGATGCACAGGATGGACAGATAGGCCAACAGCGCGTACATCTTGCCTTCCAGAATGTCCTCGCGGGTCGGTTGTCCTGTCATCAGCCCTTGACCTCAATGACGGAATTGATATCACCGAAAGAATTGCGCTCGGTTTGGGTATTCTGCGGGTCGCGGTGCCATTTCCCGTCCACGATGAACTGGTATCTGTAGACCCCGGGCGAAAGCGGCAGGGTCAGGGCCCAGGTGTCGTTCTTCTTGTTCATACAGCAGGACTCGTCCAGGGACCAGTCATTGAAACTGCCCGTCACATAGACGGAACGCGCGCCGGGCGCTTTCAGGGAAAAATGGGCGGCATTCAGGAATTCGGCGGACTTTTTTTCCACCAGCTCACGCATGCGCCCGGAAGGTTCATAGGCGGGACCTGCGGCCTGGCGTTCAATGGTCAGGATCTCACGCGCCAAACTCAAATAATCTTTGGCCCCACGGCAGTATTTGTCGTATTTAATAACGGCCTGGCCCATCACGGCGGCCTCTTTTAACTTGACGTTGACATGGACGATGGTGTCGTAAAGCTCTTTGCCGAACTTCTCTTTCATCTTGGCGAACATGGAAAAAGAATGACGCAAACGGGAATCGAACATGGTGATGAGGACCCGTGTCGTCACCGCATGGTTGAGCCGGTCACGGATCAGGTTGACGATGTCCATCAAATGGTCCACCCCCTGCATGGAAAAACGGCTGGTCTCAACCGGGATGATGATCTCATCGCTAGCACGGATGGCGTTGACCGTCAGGAACCCTAAACTCGGCGGACAATCGATCAAAATGCAGTCGTACTTGTCTTTGACCTCGGCGAGGACTTCAACGAGCTTCAATTCCCGGCCGATCTCGTCCGCCAATTCCTGTTCCAGCGTTCCCACCAGAACATTGGAAGGCGCGATATCAAAATTTTTGTCCACGTGTTTGATGATGTCCTTGATCTTCAATTTCTTGGGGGTGAGCTTGGAAATGACATTGTACAAAGAATTTGCGTCGTCGATGTTGAGTCCCAGCGTGGCGTGGGCCTGGGGGTCAAGGTCGATCAAAAGCGTCTTTTGGCCGTTGAAAGCCAGCGTCGAGGCCAGATTGATGGCCGTCGTTGTCTTGCCGCACCCGCCTTTTTGATTGGCTATTGAAATGATCTTCATAAACTGTTTGACCCCTGCGTTAGTTTGAGAAGCCTATATCGTCGATCAAGACCGTGCCTTTGCGGAACTCCGTGTTCCATGCCTCCAGGATAAAGGACACCTCCCTGACCGTGGTCCAGTCGGTGAGGTTCAGGCCTTTGAGCGGAACATGGACCTTCTGCCAGTCGGCGTTGACATTGTGCACAAAATAGGTGGCCCTTTCATTCCTGCGGTTGACCACCGCCAGTTTCACCACCCCCGGATACGCATTGTGCATCCCCCGGATGGAAAAATTCAAGAACGCGTATTTTGAAGCATTGACCGGGACATCGATCGCGAACGTCTTGGCCGCCGGGAACGGGTCGTTGAGATCATACACGATGCGCACGGGGTCGTTATTGAGCGCGTAAAAGACCTGGTGCTTCTCTCCCGCCTTGTCCGTCAAAAACGCGGTGAACCCGTACACCGTTGAGATCACAAGCACCGCCGTAATGGCGATGTTGATGACGAGCCCCGGCTGATTGACCGGTCTCTTCTTTCGGGCGGTGGAGGCGTTCTCGCGTTTGCCAAGGTAGACCTTGGCTAAATGCTCATATATTTCATCACGGGTCATGTTCTGCTACACCCTGTCATTTCTAAATATCTATTAAATAATGTGTTACGTAGAGACGCAACATGTTGCGTCTCTACAATTGATTATATTAACAAAGAAAAACGGGGGGACAAATGAAAAGTAAAATATTTTAAGGTAGCACCTGCCTTCTTGGAAAAAGGCAGCACCTACCTTCTTAATGAACCGGCACGGCGATTGAGCAAATCCAAATCCTTATAATGGTCACCAAAAACCAGGGAACGATAAACTGATTGCCGCATAACCGGATCGGAGTCCAATCTACAATACAAATCGTGCGCATCCAATCGCACGATCCCCCGTCGACCGCAACCTAACGTCGA
This window contains:
- a CDS encoding AAA family ATPase, with the translated sequence MKIISIANQKGGCGKTTTAINLASTLAFNGQKTLLIDLDPQAHATLGLNIDDANSLYNVISKLTPKKLKIKDIIKHVDKNFDIAPSNVLVGTLEQELADEIGRELKLVEVLAEVKDKYDCILIDCPPSLGFLTVNAIRASDEIIIPVETSRFSMQGVDHLMDIVNLIRDRLNHAVTTRVLITMFDSRLRHSFSMFAKMKEKFGKELYDTIVHVNVKLKEAAVMGQAVIKYDKYCRGAKDYLSLAREILTIERQAAGPAYEPSGRMRELVEKKSAEFLNAAHFSLKAPGARSVYVTGSFNDWSLDESCCMNKKNDTWALTLPLSPGVYRYQFIVDGKWHRDPQNTQTERNSFGDINSVIEVKG